A region from the Triticum urartu cultivar G1812 chromosome 1, Tu2.1, whole genome shotgun sequence genome encodes:
- the LOC125516242 gene encoding sm-like protein LSM5: protein MSQNNPSQLLPSELIDRCIGSKIWVIMKGDKELVGTLCGFDVYVNMVLEDVTEYEYTAEGRRITKLDQILLNGNNIAILVPGGSPPDAA, encoded by the exons ATGTCTCAGAACAACCCCTCCCAGCTCCTCCCCTCAG AGCTGATCGACCGGTGCATCGGATCTAAGATTTGGGTGATCATGAAGGGAGACAAGGAGCTCGTCGGCACCCTCTGCGGGTTCGACGTCTACGTCAACATGGTCCTCGAGGACGTCACTGAATA TGAGTATACTGCCGAGGGCCGGCGCATTACGAAACTTGATCAGATCCTCCTCAATGGCAACAACATAGCCATC TTAGTTCCTGGTGGTTCACCGCCAGATGCTGCATGA